A genomic region of Staphylococcus roterodami contains the following coding sequences:
- a CDS encoding helix-turn-helix domain-containing protein produces MQHIIKTALQQTFNYKTNKSIYNILVGKKSHQTFFDACSQQQLSLYHSLPLLKYPSFELFLENINEFDSEVEIALHPRFTFESMVQTFQSMQLLVQTMSNIKQQSFQFVPISQNNKIQETVKIVYNYIKENELQSDFENELHHLFEAISLKGPCYLHYYLQGYDEPMYTRQQVSLIEQILQQQLFEYEMNNLVAMMFELEKIEYTILSRLIIKPTLSNQTFITFTKLLENFTMENIAEQQQVKINTIEDHVLEILIKGYMSNYDDYIDDELFQQFINFYEQHRGERLKYYKEKFDSLSYFQIKVLIVGIERGDLIVV; encoded by the coding sequence TTGCAACACATTATAAAAACAGCATTACAACAAACATTTAACTATAAAACAAATAAAAGTATTTACAATATATTAGTTGGTAAGAAATCTCACCAAACTTTTTTTGACGCTTGTAGTCAACAACAGTTGTCATTATATCATAGTTTACCACTATTAAAATATCCGTCTTTTGAGCTATTTTTAGAAAATATTAATGAATTTGACTCTGAAGTAGAAATTGCATTGCATCCAAGATTTACATTTGAAAGTATGGTGCAAACATTTCAGTCAATGCAATTATTAGTGCAAACGATGTCTAATATTAAGCAACAGTCATTCCAATTTGTACCAATCTCTCAAAATAATAAGATACAAGAAACAGTGAAAATTGTCTATAACTATATTAAAGAAAATGAATTACAAAGTGATTTTGAAAATGAACTACACCACTTGTTTGAAGCCATATCTTTAAAAGGGCCTTGTTATTTACATTATTATTTGCAAGGTTATGATGAACCAATGTATACAAGACAGCAAGTAAGTTTAATAGAACAAATATTACAACAACAGTTATTTGAATATGAAATGAATAATTTAGTGGCAATGATGTTTGAATTAGAAAAAATAGAATATACCATTTTATCAAGATTAATTATCAAACCAACATTATCAAACCAGACATTTATTACTTTTACAAAATTACTTGAAAACTTTACTATGGAAAATATTGCTGAACAACAACAAGTTAAAATCAATACTATCGAAGATCATGTATTAGAAATTTTAATAAAGGGTTATATGTCAAATTACGATGACTATATTGATGACGAACTATTTCAACAATTTATAAATTTTTATGAACAGCATCGTGGCGAGCGATTGAAATATTATAAAGAAAAATTTGACTCACTATCATACTTCCAAATAAAAGTATTGATTGTTGGAATTGAAAGAGGTGATCTCATTGTTGTATAA
- a CDS encoding ferredoxin: protein MAKYTIVDMDTCIACGACGAAAPDIYDYDDEGIAFVILDDNQGTAEVPEELYEDMEDALDGCPTDSIKIADESFDGDALKYE, encoded by the coding sequence TTGGCAAAATATACAATCGTTGATATGGATACTTGTATTGCATGTGGTGCATGTGGTGCAGCTGCGCCAGATATATATGATTACGACGACGAAGGTATTGCTTTCGTAATCCTTGACGATAACCAAGGTACTGCAGAAGTACCAGAAGAATTATATGAAGACATGGAAGATGCATTAGATGGTTGCCCTACAGATTCTATAAAAATTGCAGACGAATCATTTGATGGGGACGCTTTAAAATATGAATAA
- a CDS encoding ECF transporter S component, which produces MQQNKRLITISMLSAIAFVLTFIKFPIPFLPPYLTLDFSDVPSLLATFTFGPVAGIIVALVKNLLNYLFNMGDPVGPFANFLAGASFLLTAYAIYKNKRSTKSLIIGLIIATIVMTFVLSILNYFVLLPLYGMIFNLADIANNLKVIIVSGIIPFNIIKGIIISIVFILLYRRLANFLKRI; this is translated from the coding sequence ATGCAACAAAATAAACGTCTTATCACAATAAGTATGTTGAGCGCGATTGCGTTTGTGTTAACTTTTATCAAGTTTCCTATACCATTTTTGCCACCATACTTAACTTTAGATTTTAGTGATGTACCGTCATTACTAGCTACATTTACGTTTGGACCAGTCGCTGGAATCATAGTTGCACTGGTTAAAAACTTACTGAACTACTTATTTAATATGGGCGATCCAGTAGGTCCATTTGCAAACTTTTTAGCGGGAGCAAGTTTCTTATTAACAGCGTACGCTATCTATAAAAATAAACGTTCAACAAAATCTTTGATTATTGGATTAATCATTGCAACAATCGTTATGACTTTCGTGCTAAGTATTTTGAACTATTTCGTTCTATTACCTTTATATGGCATGATTTTTAATTTAGCTGACATTGCGAATAATCTTAAAGTGATCATTGTTTCAGGAATTATTCCATTCAATATTATAAAAGGTATCATTATTTCAATTGTGTTTATCTTATTATATAGAAGACTGGCAAATTTCTTGAAAAGAATTTAA
- a CDS encoding DUF1672 domain-containing protein — MFKKTKLILIATLLLSGCSAMENESKKDTNTETKSVPEEMEASKYVGQGFQPPAEKDAVEFAKKHKDKIAKRGEQFFMDNFGLKVKATNVVGSGDGVEVFVHCDDHDIVFNASIPFDKSIIDSDSSLRSEDKGDDMSTLVGTVLSGFEYRAHKEELDNLTEVLKEYKSKYKYTGYTENAIMKTQNSGFRNEYYYLTAIPYTLDEYKKYFQPLIKEDDKSFRNDMRNSKKQLKDKSRPYVVTTLFSTKDNFTKDNTIDEMIDFSEVLKKKKNIPHDLNVSLQISNKYINTTRPNYSKKDVIEVGVFNHEKANTND; from the coding sequence ATGTTTAAAAAGACAAAATTAATCTTAATAGCAACACTACTGCTATCAGGATGTTCCGCGATGGAAAATGAATCAAAAAAAGACACAAATACAGAAACAAAGTCTGTGCCAGAAGAAATGGAAGCTTCAAAATATGTAGGCCAAGGATTCCAACCACCTGCAGAAAAAGATGCGGTTGAATTTGCGAAAAAGCATAAAGATAAAATTGCTAAACGTGGCGAACAATTTTTTATGGATAACTTCGGTCTAAAAGTTAAAGCTACCAATGTTGTAGGTAGTGGCGACGGCGTAGAAGTATTCGTGCATTGTGATGACCACGATATCGTATTTAATGCGAGTATTCCGTTTGACAAATCAATTATTGACAGTGATAGCTCATTAAGAAGTGAGGATAAAGGCGATGATATGAGTACTTTAGTTGGTACAGTACTCAGTGGCTTTGAATATCGAGCACATAAGGAAGAGTTGGATAATTTAACAGAAGTTTTAAAAGAATATAAAAGTAAATATAAATATACTGGTTATACTGAAAATGCAATTATGAAAACGCAGAATAGTGGTTTTAGAAATGAATATTATTATTTGACTGCAATTCCATATACTTTAGATGAATATAAAAAGTATTTTCAACCCTTAATCAAAGAGGATGATAAGTCTTTTAGGAATGATATGAGAAACTCAAAAAAACAGCTTAAAGATAAATCTCGTCCATATGTTGTTACAACTTTATTTAGTACTAAAGATAATTTTACTAAAGATAATACAATAGACGAGATGATTGATTTTTCTGAAGTACTAAAAAAGAAAAAGAATATTCCTCATGATTTGAATGTTTCTCTTCAAATTTCTAATAAATATATAAATACAACAAGACCTAATTATAGTAAGAAGGATGTAATAGAAGTAGGTGTATTTAATCATGAAAAAGCTAACACGAATGATTAA
- a CDS encoding DUF1672 domain-containing protein yields MKKFIGSVLTTTLILGGCSAMENESKKDTNTETKSVPEEMEASKYVGQGFQPPAEKDAIEFAKKHKDKIAKRGEQFFMDNFGLKVKATNVVGSGDGVEVYVHCDDHDIVFNASIPFDKSIIESDSSLRSEDKGDDMSTLVGTVLSGFEYRAQKEKYDNLYKFFKDNEKKYQYTGFTKEAINKTQNSGYENEYFYIVANIPTLQEYRKYYEPLIKKNNLDFKKGMKDARRGVGYKAEIELYTTLFSKSRNFSKDKKLDDAIDLSESVKKLNLNLENTKIFLQLTKSTINTKRVNYSDNKPIKIEVE; encoded by the coding sequence ATGAAAAAGTTCATTGGATCAGTTTTAACCACGACATTAATCTTAGGGGGATGTTCGGCGATGGAAAATGAATCAAAAAAAGACACAAATACAGAAACAAAATCTGTACCAGAAGAAATGGAAGCTTCAAAATATGTAGGCCAAGGCTTCCAACCACCTGCAGAAAAAGATGCGATTGAATTTGCGAAGAAGCATAAAGATAAAATTGCCAAACGAGGCGAACAATTTTTTATGGATAACTTCGGTCTAAAAGTTAAAGCTACTAATGTTGTAGGTAGTGGCGACGGCGTAGAAGTATACGTGCATTGTGATGACCACGATATCGTATTTAATGCGAGTATTCCATTTGACAAATCGATAATTGAGAGTGATAGCTCATTAAGAAGTGAGGATAAAGGCGATGATATGAGTACTCTAGTTGGAACAGTACTCAGTGGCTTTGAATATCGAGCACAAAAAGAAAAGTATGATAATTTATATAAATTTTTCAAAGATAATGAAAAGAAATATCAATATACAGGATTTACAAAAGAGGCAATTAACAAGACACAAAATAGTGGATATGAAAATGAATATTTTTATATCGTTGCAAATATACCAACACTTCAAGAATATAGAAAATATTACGAACCTCTGATAAAAAAAAATAATCTAGATTTTAAAAAAGGTATGAAGGATGCAAGAAGAGGAGTAGGCTACAAAGCTGAAATAGAATTATATACAACACTGTTTTCGAAAAGTAGAAACTTTTCAAAGGACAAGAAATTAGATGATGCTATAGATTTATCCGAAAGCGTGAAAAAGTTAAACCTTAATTTAGAAAACACGAAAATATTTTTGCAACTAACGAAATCTACCATTAATACTAAACGAGTAAATTATAGTGATAACAAACCTATTAAGATTGAGGTTGAGTGA